One region of Salvia miltiorrhiza cultivar Shanhuang (shh) chromosome 3, IMPLAD_Smil_shh, whole genome shotgun sequence genomic DNA includes:
- the LOC131018940 gene encoding uncharacterized protein LOC131018940, which yields MAKTKGGTSSGSTQPPKRKNTKPPPPKRTTRRTASEEASTKITEDPLLTIQPEDRGRAEVLQQEEQEVARTAAESEQPEEGEPELTPPVKKSKKAQTGKATPARSIVAPSPVRAQPQLQIPETSMQEGRTASKDTEEEEQEKAEEEKMDEEEAEEGEKVEAVQEKEVEVPTPQSKGPGVKRKLDVAKPPLPVKARPAPAGRKTRTKGEQSKKPRKPTAAEKRKAKEIEEPMEADPERTETVESSNSEDVVVPAKPMTSTINSKPKGVKRKGVV from the coding sequence ATGGCAAAAACCAAAGGAGGAACTAGCTCCGGAAGCACCCAACCCCCGAAGAGGAAGAACACCAAACCCCCACCTCCAAAGCGGACCACGAGGCGAACCGCTTCGGAGGAGGCCTCCACCAAAATCACTGAAGACCCTTTGCTGACTATTCAGCCCGAGGACAGAGGGCGTGCTGAAGTCCTGCAGCAAGAGGAGCAGGAAGTCGCAAGAACAGCCGCCGAGTCAGAGCAACCGGAAGAAGGGGAGCCTGAGCTCACACCCCCTGTGAAGAAATCGAAGAAAGCCCAGACGGGCAAGGCAACTCCGGCGCGATCCATTGTCGCACCATCTCCTGTTCGAGCCCAACCTCAACTGCAAATTCCAGAAACCTCCATGCAAGAGGGGAGAACCGCTTCCAAGGatacagaagaagaagaacaagagaaagcggaggaggagaagatGGACGAGGAGGAGGCTGAAGAAGGAGAGAAAGTTGAGGCCGTTCAAGAGAAGGAGGTAGAGGTCCCGACACCACAGAGCAAGGGACCAGGAGTGAAAAGAAAGCTTGATGTTGCGAAGCCTCCATTACCCGTTAAGGCCAGACCAGCACCGGCAGGCAGAAAGACCAGAACCAAAGGCGAACAGAGCAAGAAACCAAGGAAGCCAACTGCAGCCGAAAAAAGAAAGGCCAAGGAGATAGAGGAACCGATGGAGGCAGATCCAGAAAGGACCGAGACTGTGGAAAGCTCCAACTCCGAGGACGTGGTTGTCCCTGCTAAGCCGATGACAAGCACAATCAACTCGAAACCCAAGGGTGTCAAGCGCAAAGGGGTGGTGTGA